In Pseudomonadales bacterium, a single window of DNA contains:
- a CDS encoding TonB-dependent receptor — protein sequence MVAKDRDESSFTPLINLQWDVNENMMAYASYTTGFKSGGYDPRANNPASFEFEEEEASAFELGLKTTFWEGAAELNIALYHTNYEDLQISQFDGAFGFNVNNAAEVTIEGIEVDGRIAFTDNFNIRYALGFLDHEFDKYTGGNCYNRQVPDGDFGAAGNQLCDYSGKSGQYTPEVTGSISFNYHQPISDTLNIAATLDLNYTDEQNVHGSLDPLSEIDAYTQVNLRVALETESWELAILGRNLSDEEILTYVDNVPLSAGTFKTNTFYGFTLPPRTVTFQAAYRF from the coding sequence ATGGTTGCGAAGGATAGGGATGAGTCATCATTCACTCCGTTGATTAACCTGCAATGGGATGTGAATGAAAACATGATGGCCTATGCCTCCTATACCACCGGGTTTAAATCCGGCGGCTATGATCCACGGGCAAATAATCCAGCTTCCTTTGAGTTTGAAGAGGAAGAAGCCAGTGCCTTTGAGCTGGGTCTGAAAACCACATTTTGGGAAGGCGCGGCAGAACTAAATATTGCGCTCTACCACACCAATTATGAAGATCTGCAAATCAGCCAATTTGATGGTGCCTTTGGTTTTAATGTCAACAACGCTGCCGAAGTGACTATCGAAGGCATTGAGGTCGACGGACGAATCGCATTCACCGACAATTTCAATATTCGCTATGCCCTGGGTTTCCTCGACCACGAATTTGATAAATATACGGGTGGCAACTGTTATAATCGTCAAGTTCCTGACGGCGATTTTGGCGCCGCTGGCAATCAGCTGTGCGACTACTCCGGCAAATCCGGCCAATACACCCCGGAAGTCACGGGTAGTATCTCCTTCAATTACCATCAGCCTATTTCTGATACATTAAATATTGCGGCAACGCTTGATCTCAACTATACCGATGAACAAAACGTGCACGGCAGTTTAGATCCATTATCTGAAATCGACGCCTATACACAGGTTAACCTACGCGTTGCGTTGGAAACAGAAAGCTGGGAATTGGCTATTCTAGGCCGTAATTTGTCTGATGAGGAAATACTAACCTATGTAGATAACGTGCCACTTTCGGCTGGCACCTTTAAAACTAACACCTTCTATGGCTTCACTTTGCCACCACGCACGGTGACTTTTCAGGCGGCTTATCGATTTTAG
- a CDS encoding AraC family transcriptional regulator has translation MPDRKETSLEDLEGYKYSVRPAYKVDFLVRAMLAQGVAPDLVLADTALKVELLQQAETRVSMVDLIRVYANVQKYSNDPAIALKVGKQINASCYGIYGHALLSYRTIREALMFSINFHGMVTRTVRMELVESTNSELAYLRFNDLLKVPSLFHFNIEFQLGIVLALFRDMLGKQNITFKEARVTYDAPAHASIYTELLGCPVIFSQPENEYVIEKSWLDYPLPRSNPFGLEILLKACEQELNELCKGDGLLITVRKIIFENLDGDLSAELVASRLNITSRTLRRRLAERGISFREVVADLRAELAQKYLAKTALTIDAIAARIGYSDTTNFRHAFKRSVGATPGDYRKKFSENTKIFD, from the coding sequence TTGCCAGACCGGAAAGAAACTAGTCTCGAAGACCTGGAAGGCTATAAATATAGCGTCAGGCCAGCCTATAAAGTAGATTTTTTGGTACGAGCTATGCTGGCGCAGGGTGTGGCTCCAGATTTGGTATTGGCTGATACCGCGTTAAAGGTGGAGTTGCTACAGCAAGCGGAAACACGTGTTTCCATGGTGGATCTGATCAGGGTCTACGCCAATGTACAAAAGTATTCAAACGACCCGGCCATCGCTCTTAAGGTAGGTAAGCAAATTAACGCTTCCTGCTATGGTATTTATGGCCATGCCTTGCTCAGCTATCGCACCATACGTGAAGCGTTGATGTTCTCAATAAATTTTCACGGTATGGTGACACGCACGGTGCGGATGGAGTTGGTGGAGTCTACGAACTCCGAGCTGGCTTACCTGCGGTTTAATGATCTCTTAAAAGTGCCTAGTTTGTTTCACTTCAATATCGAATTTCAGCTCGGTATTGTGCTAGCCCTGTTCCGAGATATGCTTGGGAAGCAGAACATTACGTTCAAAGAGGCGCGAGTTACTTATGATGCTCCCGCACATGCGTCAATTTACACCGAGTTGCTTGGTTGCCCCGTCATATTTTCCCAGCCGGAAAACGAATATGTCATTGAGAAATCCTGGCTTGATTATCCACTGCCTCGTAGTAACCCCTTTGGTTTAGAGATTTTGCTCAAGGCCTGTGAACAGGAGTTGAATGAGCTTTGTAAAGGTGACGGGCTTTTAATTACTGTACGTAAGATAATATTTGAGAATTTGGATGGTGACCTTAGTGCTGAACTGGTCGCCTCTCGCCTCAACATTACTTCAAGAACATTAAGGCGGCGTCTGGCCGAACGTGGTATTAGTTTTAGAGAGGTGGTAGCTGATCTGCGAGCAGAACTGGCACAGAAATATCTAGCCAAAACCGCCTTAACGATTGATGCGATTGCCGCACGTATTGGCTATAGCGATACGACCAACTTTAGACATGCCTTCAAACGATCAGTCGGTGCTACTCCGGGAGATTATCGTAAGAAATTTAGCGAAAACACTAAGATCTTCGATTGA
- a CDS encoding YceI family protein has translation MRYLSTFLTIFFSVIFPALTVADNWQVDYPQSKLEFIAIQEGSPMRGSFKHYRADINFDPQRLSKSRFQVWVETSSVDTGADERDQILRSAEFFDSTRWPQAEFKTTSISHLQGARYQALALLSIRNIEKPLLFPFSLEIIKEPHQSRLMGNGQISINRFDFDMAQGDWADTSLLGKTITIEVTIQATRASTVEATQ, from the coding sequence ATGAGGTATCTATCCACATTTCTGACTATCTTTTTCAGCGTTATTTTTCCAGCCCTCACAGTGGCCGACAACTGGCAGGTAGACTACCCGCAAAGTAAGCTGGAATTTATCGCCATACAGGAAGGCAGCCCTATGAGGGGTAGCTTTAAACACTATCGTGCCGATATTAACTTTGACCCTCAACGGCTGAGTAAAAGCCGCTTCCAAGTATGGGTTGAAACCAGTAGCGTGGATACCGGAGCGGACGAAAGAGATCAGATTCTTCGCTCGGCAGAGTTTTTTGATAGCACTCGCTGGCCGCAAGCAGAATTTAAGACCACCAGTATCTCGCATCTACAGGGGGCTCGTTATCAGGCCCTGGCCCTGCTCAGCATTCGCAACATTGAAAAGCCTCTGCTATTTCCATTCAGTTTAGAGATTATTAAGGAACCACACCAATCAAGACTAATGGGTAATGGCCAGATTAGCATCAACCGCTTTGATTTCGATATGGCTCAGGGTGATTGGGCAGATACCAGCCTGTTAGGGAAAACTATTACAATTGAGGTCACTATTCAAGCTACACGTGCATCTACGGTGGAGGCAACTCAATGA
- a CDS encoding TonB-dependent receptor: MAIINKIVSGKYFAVLAITIFVTTGTINAAELEEIIVTAQKRAESLQDVPISVTTLAGVKMQQAGINKIEDLQQFVPNLQMTETGISTQVYIRGIGTGNSQGFEQSVGQYIDGIYYGRQQLIRAPFLDLERVEVLRGPQSILFGKNSIAGALNMTSAKPTEELSGYIQLNYESEYSTREALVAVSGALTDTVKGRLAIRSYDTDGYVENTFLNSDEPERDDLAIRGILQWDVTDDLDMTLKLERDTFDTTGRQIEIIRDDPALAGSPIPGANYNVILGLLGHPGAITESKLDFERQAGGFGVKESSDNELENLTLTINYNLGKNTLTSVTGFVSYEFLELCDCDYVAAPVFSVVLDEEYDQFSQEFRLTSPGGENIDWVAGVFFQTSELDFADRIVIPSNSVLGLVSGGALAPIRSTQVARDFSSDSDLWAVFGQLTWNIQDNLRLTLGARFTSEEKDGSRKVSVIDTATGTPSNPLLGAPTIYEAVF, encoded by the coding sequence ATGGCCATAATCAATAAAATAGTCAGTGGTAAATATTTTGCAGTTCTAGCGATTACAATCTTTGTCACAACAGGAACAATAAATGCCGCGGAGCTTGAGGAAATTATCGTCACGGCACAAAAACGGGCGGAGAGCTTACAGGATGTCCCCATATCGGTAACCACATTAGCCGGCGTCAAAATGCAACAAGCCGGCATCAATAAGATTGAAGATTTACAGCAGTTTGTTCCCAATCTGCAAATGACCGAAACCGGCATCAGCACACAGGTTTATATCCGCGGTATCGGTACCGGTAATAGCCAAGGCTTTGAGCAATCTGTCGGCCAATATATTGACGGCATTTATTACGGTCGCCAACAGCTTATTCGAGCACCATTTCTGGATTTAGAGCGAGTGGAAGTGCTGCGCGGGCCGCAGAGTATTCTGTTCGGTAAGAACAGTATCGCAGGTGCGCTGAACATGACTTCCGCCAAACCCACCGAGGAGCTATCGGGCTATATCCAACTTAACTATGAATCAGAGTATTCCACACGCGAAGCGCTGGTTGCCGTGTCTGGAGCCCTCACTGACACTGTCAAAGGCCGGTTGGCAATACGCAGCTATGACACCGATGGCTATGTCGAAAATACCTTCCTCAACTCAGATGAACCGGAACGCGACGATCTCGCCATACGGGGCATTTTACAATGGGACGTCACTGACGATCTCGACATGACGTTAAAACTGGAGCGCGACACTTTCGATACCACTGGACGTCAAATCGAAATTATCAGAGATGATCCGGCACTGGCTGGCTCACCAATTCCTGGCGCCAATTACAATGTGATTCTAGGCTTACTCGGCCATCCTGGGGCGATTACAGAGTCGAAACTGGACTTCGAACGTCAAGCCGGTGGCTTCGGCGTGAAAGAGTCCAGTGATAACGAACTTGAGAACCTGACGCTAACTATTAACTACAACCTGGGCAAAAATACCCTCACCAGTGTAACCGGCTTCGTCAGCTACGAGTTTTTGGAGCTCTGTGATTGCGACTATGTCGCCGCCCCGGTATTCAGCGTAGTGCTCGATGAAGAGTACGATCAGTTTAGCCAGGAATTTCGTTTAACTTCGCCCGGTGGTGAAAATATCGACTGGGTCGCAGGTGTATTTTTTCAAACCAGCGAGTTGGATTTTGCCGATCGTATTGTGATACCTAGCAATAGCGTATTGGGTCTAGTCAGTGGCGGTGCCTTAGCGCCCATTAGAAGCACTCAGGTAGCGCGTGATTTTAGCTCGGATTCTGATCTTTGGGCGGTCTTTGGACAACTTACCTGGAATATTCAGGATAATTTACGATTAACGTTAGGCGCACGCTTCACTAGTGAGGAAAAAGATGGCTCACGAAAGGTGAGTGTCATAGATACCGCCACCGGCACCCCATCGAACCCTCTACTCGGTGCACCAACAATCTATGAAGCAGTTTTTTAA
- a CDS encoding PAS domain S-box protein — MNKAVQKLENWNSEPVSDAGVKVRHSLAAVALRSSAAPITLAIIITTLLAYALFFASIKQQQLDELALFSKQRVNYELEIFRLAEDNLATLKADTIEQFQQISLEESDRYIQNTTELLADGTRRTRAEDFDTHSETQIFIAKNVELSAQAKRALTVTDKLVAKYGLAWRNRFPNLYFIGTENYSTVLWYEESFILGLPADFTHMDKPYYLVGTPKYNPSGENRWTSIYLDDTSHKLMVSSIMPLYIDNQFVGNFGHDIYLDELMARTIGNHPDGAINMLITNTGELISHPQYMGLIAESGNAIAIDQSGDENLKTIYRLIRKQQVEQPIANTAQNKIATVVVEDKAFDRYLVATQMGEMGWIMITEYPRSLISREAFYLARTVLVLGAILLVVEFIVLFMVVRRKVSGPLEQLGLAAHSWKLKRTQAFFADFANRKDEVGSLSREFMRLQETIDEQFAQLHKEIEERTRAEEALQKQTDELSHLNANLDSMVKRRTVDLEREVHERSLLTAAMEHAVESIMIANEKLEIEYVNAMFEQQSGYSKEEVLGKTPMELNRFHSDLSAQQEILAAVNVGKMWSGRVRTQTKDGMILEEDVSISPIRDAQGKVTHFIEVKRNITERVALEQQLQSAQKLESIGQLAAGIAHEINTPIQYIGDNTKFLKEAHGDVSKLIEKLEALPPGEVSKEQINQLLETADISYLQKEIPLAIEQCLEGVARVAKIVRAMKEFSHPSKEKAPSDLNKAIESTITVAANEWKYVAQVETSFDESLPLVNCELGEINQVVLNIIVNAAHAIGDAKKGEEKGVISVSTAYQHGFAEIRIADNGAGMPASVKAKIFDPFFTTKEVGKGTGQGLSIAHKVIVKNHGGSINVESTLGKGTEFIIRLPVNTQAGDDAEDDQQSAPAGLF; from the coding sequence ATGAATAAAGCAGTTCAAAAACTAGAAAACTGGAATTCTGAACCAGTTAGCGATGCTGGCGTTAAAGTAAGGCACTCCTTGGCAGCCGTTGCGCTACGCAGTTCTGCGGCTCCCATCACCTTGGCAATTATAATCACAACCCTGCTAGCTTATGCGCTGTTCTTTGCCTCTATCAAACAGCAGCAACTTGACGAGCTTGCACTATTTTCAAAGCAGAGGGTTAATTATGAATTGGAAATCTTTCGGTTGGCGGAAGATAACTTAGCGACTCTCAAAGCTGATACGATTGAACAGTTTCAGCAAATCTCTTTAGAAGAGTCGGATCGATATATCCAAAATACCACTGAGTTGTTGGCTGACGGAACCCGAAGAACGCGTGCTGAGGACTTTGACACACACAGCGAGACACAGATTTTTATTGCCAAAAATGTTGAACTTAGCGCCCAGGCAAAACGTGCTCTAACAGTGACCGACAAGCTAGTCGCAAAATACGGGTTGGCATGGCGGAATCGGTTCCCCAATCTTTATTTTATCGGCACCGAAAACTACTCAACAGTACTTTGGTATGAAGAGTCATTTATTTTAGGACTACCCGCTGACTTTACTCATATGGATAAGCCCTATTATTTGGTAGGTACGCCCAAATACAATCCGTCAGGCGAAAACAGGTGGACTTCGATCTATTTGGATGACACCAGTCACAAATTGATGGTGAGCAGTATTATGCCGCTTTATATCGATAATCAATTTGTGGGAAATTTTGGCCATGATATCTATCTTGATGAGCTGATGGCGCGCACTATTGGAAACCATCCCGATGGTGCAATTAACATGCTCATTACCAATACGGGGGAGTTAATCTCACATCCGCAATACATGGGACTTATCGCTGAGAGTGGCAACGCTATTGCGATTGATCAGTCCGGAGATGAAAATCTCAAAACAATTTATAGGTTGATTCGCAAACAACAGGTAGAGCAGCCAATAGCTAACACTGCACAAAATAAAATAGCCACAGTAGTCGTTGAGGATAAGGCTTTTGACCGCTATCTGGTAGCGACGCAAATGGGTGAAATGGGCTGGATTATGATTACCGAGTATCCGCGCAGCTTGATTTCGCGGGAGGCTTTCTACTTAGCGCGCACTGTATTGGTGTTGGGAGCTATTCTGTTGGTGGTCGAATTTATCGTCCTTTTTATGGTCGTGAGACGTAAGGTTTCAGGTCCATTAGAACAGTTAGGGCTAGCTGCACATTCATGGAAATTAAAACGAACTCAAGCGTTCTTTGCAGATTTTGCCAACCGCAAAGATGAAGTAGGTAGTCTGTCGCGGGAATTTATGCGTTTGCAGGAGACGATTGACGAACAGTTCGCACAGTTGCACAAAGAAATCGAAGAGCGCACCAGAGCGGAAGAAGCCCTGCAAAAACAAACTGATGAGCTGAGCCATTTAAATGCCAATCTGGACAGCATGGTGAAGCGGCGTACCGTTGATCTGGAGCGTGAAGTGCATGAGCGCAGCTTACTGACAGCGGCGATGGAACATGCGGTTGAAAGTATCATGATTGCCAACGAGAAATTGGAAATAGAGTACGTCAACGCCATGTTTGAACAGCAGTCGGGTTACAGTAAGGAAGAAGTATTGGGTAAAACCCCGATGGAGCTAAATCGATTCCACTCGGACTTATCGGCACAGCAGGAAATTTTAGCAGCGGTGAATGTCGGCAAGATGTGGTCTGGACGAGTGCGTACCCAAACTAAGGATGGGATGATACTGGAAGAAGACGTCAGCATATCACCGATCAGAGATGCCCAGGGCAAGGTGACGCACTTTATTGAAGTGAAACGCAATATTACCGAGCGGGTAGCATTAGAGCAGCAGCTCCAGAGTGCACAAAAGTTAGAGTCGATCGGGCAATTAGCAGCCGGTATCGCCCACGAAATTAATACGCCCATCCAGTACATTGGGGATAACACCAAGTTTTTGAAGGAAGCCCATGGCGATGTAAGTAAGCTGATCGAAAAGCTGGAAGCGTTACCCCCAGGCGAAGTATCGAAAGAGCAAATTAATCAGTTGCTGGAAACAGCGGATATCAGCTATTTGCAGAAGGAAATACCGCTGGCGATAGAGCAATGTCTGGAAGGTGTGGCGCGTGTGGCGAAGATCGTACGGGCAATGAAAGAGTTTTCACATCCATCGAAAGAAAAAGCGCCGTCGGATTTGAATAAAGCAATAGAAAGCACGATCACAGTAGCTGCCAATGAATGGAAATACGTAGCGCAAGTGGAGACCAGTTTCGATGAAAGTCTACCGCTGGTGAACTGTGAACTGGGTGAAATCAACCAAGTGGTGTTGAACATTATTGTGAACGCCGCGCACGCTATTGGCGATGCCAAGAAAGGTGAAGAGAAAGGTGTTATCAGCGTTAGCACGGCGTATCAGCATGGTTTTGCTGAGATACGTATTGCAGATAATGGCGCCGGAATGCCAGCGTCAGTCAAGGCGAAAATCTTCGATCCATTTTTTACTACCAAAGAAGTGGGCAAAGGTACGGGCCAGGGCTTGAGTATTGCGCATAAGGTGATAGTAAAGAATCATGGCGGCAGTATTAACGTGGAAAGCACATTGGGAAAAGGAACGGAATTCATCATTCGATTACCGGTGAATACACAAGCAGGCGACGATGCTGAGGATGACCAGCAGAGCGCTCCGGCTGGGCTTTTTTAA
- a CDS encoding aminopeptidase has protein sequence MNYRNTSWLFILLLVLGLSGCETLSYYGQAVDGHLRLLRQSKEVSHYIASVDTPTQLKIQLKKVMQLRVFAEEQLLLPVNKQYSRYVSLDRKYVVWNVFATPEFSLQPKTWCYPIAGCTNYRGYYAEQNARKYAAKLVAQGYDVYVAGIAAYSTLGWFRDPILSSFIQRSDAELANLLFHELSHQLLYVKDDTVFNESFATVVAQEGVKRWLQQQNNPTAYQDFLEDQRQQREFIDLVISYQKKLATLYASSAIDSDKRIRKATLIAQLKQDYLALKTSWDGQSDYDHWFHQEINNAQLSTVSTYFDLVPELTALLSENDDDLARFYAASRALAEQRGE, from the coding sequence TTGAATTACCGCAACACTTCCTGGCTTTTCATTTTATTACTGGTGTTAGGCTTAAGTGGCTGCGAGACGCTGTCATATTATGGTCAGGCTGTCGATGGGCATCTAAGGCTGTTACGCCAGAGCAAAGAGGTTAGTCATTATATTGCATCCGTAGATACGCCGACTCAGTTAAAAATCCAGCTGAAAAAGGTTATGCAGCTACGTGTCTTTGCCGAAGAGCAGCTGCTGTTACCTGTCAATAAGCAATATAGCCGCTATGTTTCACTTGATAGAAAGTATGTTGTTTGGAATGTCTTTGCGACACCAGAATTTTCCCTGCAACCCAAGACTTGGTGTTATCCCATCGCCGGCTGTACCAATTATCGAGGCTATTACGCCGAACAAAATGCCCGCAAATACGCCGCAAAATTAGTTGCGCAGGGCTATGATGTCTACGTCGCCGGTATCGCCGCCTATTCCACTCTGGGCTGGTTTAGAGATCCAATTCTCAGCAGTTTCATCCAACGTTCGGATGCAGAACTCGCCAATCTGCTTTTTCATGAATTGTCTCACCAGCTTCTCTATGTAAAAGACGACACTGTCTTCAATGAAAGTTTTGCTACTGTGGTAGCGCAGGAGGGGGTGAAACGATGGCTACAGCAACAGAATAACCCCACAGCCTATCAAGATTTTCTAGAAGATCAGCGGCAACAACGGGAATTTATTGACCTAGTGATTAGTTATCAGAAAAAACTGGCGACACTCTATGCGTCAAGCGCAATAGACAGCGATAAACGAATCCGGAAAGCCACTTTAATCGCGCAACTCAAACAAGACTACCTGGCGTTAAAAACAAGCTGGGACGGACAGTCCGACTACGACCACTGGTTTCATCAAGAGATTAATAATGCGCAGCTAAGCACGGTATCGACCTACTTTGATTTGGTTCCTGAATTAACTGCGCTGCTCTCGGAAAATGATGATGATCTAGCCCGTTTTTATGCTGCCTCCAGGGCGCTGGCGGAACAGCGAGGCGAGTAA
- a CDS encoding YceI family protein produces the protein MSLQLSFRTFLFTSLVQVCIVGCTTGPTPQAQREPSPLFTKGELPFPKTTQTIYLNPKSIHIALRVYAGGHLAKFGHNHIITATQVRGIVKLHPEITKTGFTLIFPVSGLVVDQPAVREMAGPDFAKAVSEKDRQGTRRNMLGSKVLDAENHPFIEVTALQLSGKPPNVSAEIAIIIKGVTQRLTTPITLRQSNGEIIAIGHLKLSQQAFGITPFSILGGAIAVQDGIGVDYRLSFQAQYGED, from the coding sequence ATGTCACTCCAGCTTTCATTCCGGACTTTTCTATTCACAAGCCTCGTTCAGGTTTGTATCGTCGGTTGCACCACCGGCCCTACTCCGCAGGCCCAGCGAGAGCCATCGCCGCTTTTCACCAAAGGCGAATTACCATTTCCAAAAACGACACAAACAATTTACCTTAACCCAAAATCAATCCATATTGCCCTGAGAGTATATGCGGGAGGGCATCTCGCAAAATTCGGGCATAACCACATAATCACCGCGACGCAGGTCCGCGGCATAGTCAAACTACACCCGGAAATAACCAAAACAGGTTTCACCCTTATTTTCCCTGTTTCCGGTTTAGTGGTTGATCAACCCGCAGTGCGAGAAATGGCCGGGCCGGATTTCGCTAAAGCCGTCAGCGAAAAGGATCGGCAGGGTACGCGCCGTAATATGCTGGGCTCGAAAGTGCTGGACGCTGAAAATCATCCTTTTATTGAAGTTACCGCGCTGCAGCTTTCGGGAAAGCCTCCGAACGTCAGCGCAGAGATCGCAATCATTATCAAAGGGGTGACGCAGCGTCTAACTACGCCAATAACCTTACGTCAAAGTAACGGAGAGATCATCGCCATCGGCCATTTAAAATTATCCCAGCAGGCCTTTGGCATCACCCCGTTCAGTATTCTCGGAGGCGCCATCGCCGTGCAGGATGGGATAGGTGTAGACTATCGCTTAAGCTTCCAAGCACAATATGGAGAAGATTGA
- a CDS encoding PEP-CTERM sorting domain-containing protein (PEP-CTERM proteins occur, often in large numbers, in the proteomes of bacteria that also encode an exosortase, a predicted intramembrane cysteine proteinase. The presence of a PEP-CTERM domain at a protein's C-terminus predicts cleavage within the sorting domain, followed by covalent anchoring to some some component of the (usually Gram-negative) cell surface. Many PEP-CTERM proteins exhibit an unusual sequence composition that includes large numbers of potential glycosylation sites. Expression of one such protein has been shown restore the ability of a bacterium to form floc, a type of biofilm.), whose amino-acid sequence MKLIRTLCASATLAMCIGTPAHSAVMFNFNYTDAAGIGFNAAGSTGVDRRGALQSAGDYISTFLTSYTANIFMDVNGAETGNSTLAAAGSNFNSVGASGFGNAGDVQRKILGGDAADPNASAADGTVTWNFEDFAWELGNDFQAGEFDFFSTAVHEILHALGFASEIQQNGNDAYGNAAGTTGNWTPFDNFIADASGDLINDVTFALDGARWSAVSVAGGTCGTGLLFTGANAMAANGGNAVEIYSPNPWEGGSSGSHMDDACYTIPGNVSTYMMEAQTIDGLGVRTISAVEVGMFRDIGYSEFGRTVTNDVPEPAIIYLLTAGLLLLGVRRRQYS is encoded by the coding sequence ATGAAATTAATTAGGACTTTATGTGCATCGGCAACACTGGCAATGTGTATTGGCACACCCGCCCATTCGGCGGTGATGTTTAATTTTAACTATACTGACGCAGCGGGTATTGGTTTCAATGCAGCTGGTTCTACCGGCGTTGATCGAAGGGGTGCATTGCAAAGTGCTGGTGACTATATCAGCACCTTTCTTACTAGCTATACAGCAAATATCTTTATGGATGTGAATGGTGCGGAGACAGGTAATAGTACGCTTGCTGCGGCCGGGTCAAATTTTAATTCGGTGGGTGCTTCTGGTTTTGGTAATGCCGGTGACGTGCAGCGAAAAATTCTTGGTGGCGATGCAGCCGATCCGAATGCATCAGCTGCGGATGGCACAGTCACTTGGAATTTCGAAGATTTTGCTTGGGAATTAGGGAATGATTTCCAGGCCGGAGAGTTTGATTTTTTCTCTACCGCCGTACATGAGATATTACACGCATTAGGTTTTGCATCGGAAATCCAGCAAAACGGTAATGACGCATATGGTAATGCTGCTGGGACAACCGGTAACTGGACGCCCTTTGATAACTTTATCGCGGACGCTAGCGGTGACCTGATTAACGATGTTACCTTTGCATTGGACGGGGCTCGCTGGAGTGCTGTTTCCGTAGCAGGAGGCACCTGTGGTACAGGTTTACTCTTTACTGGTGCGAATGCGATGGCTGCAAACGGTGGTAATGCAGTTGAAATATACTCCCCAAATCCTTGGGAAGGTGGAAGTTCCGGCTCGCATATGGATGACGCCTGTTACACCATTCCTGGTAATGTCAGCACCTATATGATGGAAGCTCAAACCATCGATGGCTTAGGTGTACGCACTATCAGCGCTGTGGAAGTCGGTATGTTCCGTGATATCGGTTATAGCGAATTTGGCCGTACTGTGACCAATGATGTTCCTGAACCTGCTATTATTTATCTGCTAACAGCTGGGTTGCTGTTGTTGGGTGTACGTCGTCGTCAGTATTCTTAA